In Oryzias melastigma strain HK-1 linkage group LG18, ASM292280v2, whole genome shotgun sequence, one DNA window encodes the following:
- the LOC112156325 gene encoding receptor-type tyrosine-protein phosphatase eta (The sequence of the model RefSeq protein was modified relative to this genomic sequence to represent the inferred CDS: added 16 bases not found in genome assembly) codes for MPAPKNADNVKPTGQNETSINLQWAKIDDTVSFVLQFNDRQEIIAPPKGNGPISYTVTNLDPQTKYTFSLFSVFENDRSTGVIFSAVTAPENAQNVTSTGKNETSINLQWAKVDNNVGFVLQFNDRQEIINPPTGNGPISYTVTTLYPQTKYTFRLFSVFENIRSTGVIFSAVTAPENAKNITSIGLYGTTIYLQWTKIDIDVGFVLQFNDRQEIFASPKGNGPISYTVTNLDPQTKYTFSLFSVFENITSSGVIFIAETDLDNSRTGVILYNQYTNGSVLQQATQDINSYFPNLNFNADWVFVATWYKVAYFSNAGTETTFQAVLISGGQKSFVLMNYGVIASTFQNVQNFQAGYDTINSVHHFTIPGSFSSSATGSNSIFRFNSNVNVTGRWGFETYSRPENQVIKAPENAKNFTSTGQNETSINLQWAKVDNNVSFVLQFNDRQETIAPPKGNGPISYTVTKLDPQTKYTFSLFSVFENVTSTGVIFSAVTAPENAKNIITTGLYGTAIYLQWTKIVNDVSFVLEFNDRQEKISSPKGNGPISYTVTNLNPQTKYTFSLFSVFENVTSTGVLFSEITAYFYPISGTESSRSLNGSSPEIPLQRPFVYFGKEYNTIYVNHNGHLTFINPFPSYVPQRFPLNGSFDLIAPFWTDLDNRQTGVILYNQYTDGSVLQQATQDIKSYFPNLNFNADWVFVATWYKVAYYSTTGTETTFQAVLISGGQKSFLLMNYGMIASTSMNVQAGYDTINSVHHFTIPGSFSSSATGSNSTFSLSSNVNVAGRWAFETNSRPETQEINAPENAQNVTSTGQNETSINLQWAKVDNNVSFVLQFNATQEIIASPTGNGPISYTVTNLNPQTKYTFRLLSVFENVTSTGVIFSAVTAPENAQNVTSTGQNETSINLQWAKVHNNVSFVLQFNDRQEIIAPPKGNGPISYTVTKLDPQTKYTFSLFSVFETVTSTGVIFSAVTAPENAQNVTSTGQNETSINLQWAKVDNNVSFVLQFNDRQEIIAPPIGNGPISCTVTKLDPQTKYTFSLFSVFENVTSTGVLFPAVTAPENAQNVTSTGQNETSINLQWAKVDNNVSFVLQFNDRQEIIAPPKGNGPISYTVTKLDPQTKYTFSLFSVFENVTSTGVIVSAVTAPENAKNVTSTAQNETSINLQWAKVDNNVSFVLQFNDRQETIAPPKGNGPISYTVTKLDPQTKYTFSLFSVFENVTSTGVIFSAVTAPENAKNFTSTGQNETSINLLWDKVDNNVSFVLQFNDRQEIIAPPKGNEPISYTVTNLKPQTNYTFSLFSVFENVTSTGVIFSAVTAPENAQNVTSTGKNETSINLQWAKVDNNVSFVLQFNNRQEIIAPPQRNGPISYTVTKLDPQTKYTFSLFSVFENVTSTGVIFSAVTGKIIP; via the exons ATGCCAG CCCCCAAAAATGCAGACAATGTCAAACCAACTGGACAAAATGAGACAAGCATCAATCTGCAGTGGGCTAAAATAGACGACACTGTTAGCTTTGTTCTTCAGTTTAATGACAGACAGGAAATAATTGCTCCACCAAAAGGAAATGGACCAATATCTTACACTGTGACCAATCTGGATCCTCAAACCAAATACACATTTAGCctcttctctgtgtttgagaaCGACAGAAGCACTGGAGTCATCTTTTCTGCAGTAACTG ctcccgaaaatgcacaaaatgtcaCCTCAACCGGAAAAAATGAGACAAGCATCAATCTGCAGTGGGCTAAAGTAGACAACAATGTTGGCTTTGTTCTTCAGTTTAATGACAGACAGGAAATAATTAATCCACCAACAGGAAATGGACCAATATCTTACACTGTGACCACACTGTATCCTCAAACCAAATACACATTTCGCctcttctctgtgtttgagaaCATCAGAAGCACTGGAGTCATCTTTTCTGCAGTAACTG ctcctgaaaatgcaaaaaatataacatCAATCGGACTATATGGAACAACCATCTATCTGCAGTGGACTAAAATAGATATCGATGTTGGCTTTGTTCTTCAGTTTAATGACAGGCAGGAAATATTTGCTTCACCCAAAGGAAATGGACCAATATCTTACACTGTGACCAATTTGGATCCTCAAACCAAATACACATTTAGCctcttctctgtgtttgagaaCATCACAAGCAGTGGAGTCATCTTTATAGCTGAAACTG ATTTGGATAACAGCAGAACTGGTGTGATCCTCTACAACCAATACACTAATGGCAGTGTCCTCCAACAAGCTACACAGGACATTAACAGCTACTTCCCAAACCTGAACTTTAATGCTGACTGGGTCTTTGTAGCAACATGGTATAAAGTGGCCTACTTTTCAAATGCAGGGACA GAAACAACTTTCCAAGCTGTGTTGATCTCTGGAGGCCAGAAATCCTTTGTGCTCATGAACTACGGTGTGATTGCATCAACATTCCAGAATGTGCAG aatttccaGGCTGGCTATGACACCATCAACTCTGTTCACCATTTTACCATTCCTGGGTCTTTCTCAAGTTCTGCAACAGGCAGCAACTCAATTTTTAGGTTCAACAGCAACGTCAATGTAACTGGTCGCTGGGGCTTCGAAACATACAGTAGACCAGAAAATCAAGTGATTAAAG CTCCCGAAAACGCAAAAAATTTCACCTCAACCGGACAAAATGAGACGAGCATCAATCTGCAGTGGGCTAAAGTAGACAACAATGTTAGCTTTGTTCTTCAGTTTAATGACAGACAGGAAACAATTGCTCCACCAAAAGGAAATGGACCAATATCTTACACTGTGACCAAGCTGGATCCTCAAACCAAATACACATTTAGCctcttctctgtgtttgagaaCGTCACAAGCACTGGAGTCATCTTTTCTGCAGTAACTG ctcctgaaaatgcaaaaaatatcatAACAACTGGACTATATGGAACAGCCATCTATCTTCAGTGGACTAAAATAGTTAACGATGTTAGCTTTGTTCTTGAGTTTAATGACAGACAGGAAAAGATTTCCTCACCAAAAGGAAATGGACCAATATCTTACACTGTGACCAACCTGAATCCTCAAACCAAATACACATTTAGCctcttctctgtgtttgagaaCGTCACAAGCACTGGAGTCCTCTTTTCTGAAATAACTG cctatttttatCCAATCTCTGGAACTGAAAGCTCTCGATCCCTTAATGGAAGTTCACCAGAGATTCCCCTGCAAAGACCTTTTGTCTACTTTGGAAAGGAATACAACACCATTTAT GTCAACCACAATGGACACTTGACTTTTATTAATCCATTTCCCTCATATGTACCTCAAAGATTCCCACTCAATGGATCCTTTGACCTAATTGCCCCGTTTTGGACAGATTTGGATAACAGGCAAACTGGTGTGATCCTCTACAACCAATACACTGATGGCAGTGTCCTCCAACAAGCTACACAGGACATTAAGAGCTACTTCCCAAACCTAAACTTCAATGCTGACTGGGTCTTTGTAGCAACATGGTATAAGGTGGCCTACTATTCAACTACAGGAACA GAAACAACTTTCCAAGCTGTGTTGATCTCTGGCGGCCAGAAATCCTTTCTGCTCATGAACTACGGGATGATTGCATCAACATCCATGAATGTGCAG gcTGGCTATGACACCATCAACTCTGTTCACCATTTTACAATTCCTGGATCTTTCTCAAGTTCTGCAACAGGCAGCAACTCTACTTTTAGTCTCAGCAGCAACGTCAATGTAGCTGGTCGCTGGGCCTTTGAGACAAACAGTAGACCAGAAACCCAAGAAATTAACG ctcctgaaaatgcacaaaatgtcaCCTCAACCGGACAAAATGAGACAAGCATCAATCTGCAGTGGGCTAAAGTAGACAACAATGTTAGCTTTGTTCTTCAGTTTAATGCCACACAAGAAATAATTGCTTCGCCAACTGGAAATGGACCAATATCTTACACTGTGACCAACTTGAATCCTCagacaaaatacacatttaggCTACTCTCTGTGTTTGAGAACGTCACAAGCACTGGAGTCATCTTTTCTGCAGTAACTG CTCCcgaaaatgcacaaaatgtcaCCTCAACTGGACAAAATGAGACGAGCATCAATCTGCAGTGGGCTAAAGTACACAACAATGTTAGCTTTGTTCTTCAGTTTAATGACAGACAGGAAATAATTGCTCCACCAAAAGGAAATGGACCAATATCTTACACTGTGACCAAGCTGGATCCTCAAACCAAATACACATTTAGCctcttctctgtgtttgagaCCGTCACAAGCACTGGAGTCATCTTTTCTGCAGTAACTG CTCCcgaaaatgcacaaaatgtcaCCTCAACCGGACAAAATGAGACAAGCATCAATCTGCAGTGGGCTAAAGTAGACAACAATGTTAGCTTTGTTCTTCAGTTTAATGACAGACAGGAAATAATAGCCCCACCAATAGGAAATGGACCAATATCTTGCACTGTGACCAAGCTGGATCCTCAAACCAAATACACATTTAGCctcttctctgtgtttgagaaTGTCACAAGCACTGGAGTCCTCTTTCCTGCAGTTACTG CTCctgaaaatgcacaaaatgtcaCCTCAACCGGACAAAATGAGACAAGCATCAATCTGCAGTGGGCTAAAGTAGACAACAATGTTAGCTTTGTTCTTCAGTTTAATGACAGACAGGAAATAATTGCTCCACCAAAAGGAAATGGACCAATATCTTACACTGTGACCAAGCTGGATCCTCAAACCAAATACACATTTAGCctcttctctgtgtttgagaaCGTCACAAGCACTGGAGTCATCGTTTCTGCAGTAACTG CTCCCGAAAACGCAAAAAATGTCACCTCAACCGCACAAAATGAGACAAGCATCAATCTGCAGTGGGCTAAAGTAGACAACAATGTTAGCTTTGTTCTTCAGTTTAATGACAGACAGGAAACAATTGCTCCACCAAAAGGAAATGGACCAATATCTTACACTGTGACCAAGCTGGATCCTCAAACCAAATACACATTTAGCctcttctctgtgtttgagaaCGTCACAAGCACTGGAGTCATCTTTTCTGCAGTAACTG ctcctgaaaatgcaaaaaattttACCTCAACCGGACAAAATGAGACAAGCATCAATCTGCTGTGGGATAAAGTAGACAACAATGTTAGCTTTGTTCTTCAGTTTAATGACAGGCAAGAAATAATTGCCCCACCAAAAGGAAATGAACCAATATCTTACACTGTGACCAACCTGAAACCTCAAACGAATTACACATTTAGCctcttctctgtgtttgagaaTGTCACAAGCACTGGAGTCATC